A DNA window from Blastocatellia bacterium contains the following coding sequences:
- a CDS encoding M12 family metallo-peptidase: MKIIRWVFCLVIVVLIAGVVILYRNANAAVSSTNPSPTQKIKHITDDGLWQDADEADVLAFSKGPVERRIVPQTYRLVRLNVDAFKRLQQTIPKEFSAEARNLSVIITLPLPDGTDARFHIEESSIMAPELAAQFPEIKSYIGQGIDDPTATLRADWTIFGFHAQILTPRDAIYIDPYAHRDIEHYVSYYKRDYRKQGAPFQCFFEEADQPAAAPPRETVSNGGTLRTFRLAMAATVEYTQFHGGTVAGALAAINTSMTRVNGVYERDVGVRMILIPNNANIIYTTHPDPYSHGNPGAMINQNQTNLDTVIGSANYDIGHVVDTAGGGIAGLGVICINGSKARGVTGLSPPVGDPFDIDYLAHEMGHQYGANHTFNSNVSSCSGNRVSSAAYEPGSGATIMAYAGICGNTNLQPNSMAIFHIKSLEEIVARLASATCSVNIPTGHPAPTADAGGSFTIPIQTPFTLTGSGGGSGTLTYSWEQYDLGPAQGFPLTDNGSSPIFRTYDAVETPSRTFPSLQYILNNANVPPASYPCGTGNCMTGEILPSTSRTMNFQIVVRDNRAGGGGVASAQTQITSTTAAGPFQVTQPNTNLTWPAGSTQTVTWNVANTSSPPVNTANVTIRLSTDGGNTFPTVLAANTPNDGSQAVTLPSITTSTARIKVEAVGNIFFDVSDVNFTIGGGPSPTITVTAPNGGETWQVGTIQTISWTSTGSIANVRIELSRDGGSTYSTLFTSTPNDGSESWTVTGPATTQARVRISDAGNAAINDTSNNSFTIQDAPPPPPPPPPGGCAATRAVEGRADAPSLLRLLYQLRDGVLSQSEIGLRYTDLFYQFSPELTRIMISSPSVLLATQDWLVRVRPIIESLVEMGQAEVTMTELEQTDRLLLAYRAQASPALRVVLDQLRRDLRDPLIQAQLGIRIIRR; this comes from the coding sequence ATGAAAATCATCAGATGGGTATTCTGCTTGGTGATCGTGGTTTTGATCGCCGGTGTGGTTATCTTATATCGAAATGCAAATGCTGCTGTTTCCTCAACCAATCCTTCGCCGACTCAAAAGATAAAACACATCACAGACGATGGCCTCTGGCAGGACGCCGATGAAGCGGACGTTCTGGCGTTCAGCAAAGGGCCAGTGGAGCGACGCATTGTGCCGCAAACGTACCGTCTCGTGCGACTCAATGTGGACGCATTCAAACGACTGCAACAGACAATTCCTAAAGAGTTCAGCGCCGAGGCGCGGAATCTCTCTGTGATAATCACGTTGCCCTTGCCCGATGGGACAGACGCGCGGTTTCATATCGAAGAGTCATCCATCATGGCGCCGGAACTGGCCGCGCAATTTCCCGAAATCAAATCCTACATCGGGCAGGGCATTGATGACCCGACGGCCACCTTGCGCGCGGATTGGACAATCTTCGGGTTTCACGCGCAGATTTTGACGCCACGCGATGCCATTTATATTGATCCCTATGCCCATCGTGACATCGAGCACTACGTCAGCTACTACAAGCGAGATTACCGCAAACAGGGAGCGCCGTTTCAGTGTTTTTTTGAAGAAGCCGACCAGCCGGCTGCTGCACCGCCGCGAGAAACCGTGAGCAATGGCGGCACGCTTCGCACGTTCCGTCTGGCTATGGCCGCCACGGTCGAATACACGCAGTTTCACGGCGGCACAGTCGCTGGGGCGCTGGCGGCTATCAATACCTCCATGACACGGGTCAATGGCGTTTACGAGCGGGACGTCGGCGTGCGCATGATATTGATTCCTAACAATGCGAACATCATCTACACAACACATCCTGATCCCTATTCACATGGCAACCCCGGCGCGATGATTAACCAGAATCAAACCAATCTGGATACCGTGATCGGCAGCGCCAATTACGACATCGGCCACGTTGTTGATACGGCCGGTGGCGGCATTGCCGGCCTCGGCGTGATCTGCATCAACGGCAGCAAGGCTCGCGGTGTTACTGGTCTCAGTCCGCCGGTTGGCGACCCGTTCGACATTGATTACTTGGCCCATGAAATGGGACATCAGTATGGCGCTAACCATACTTTCAATAGCAATGTGAGTTCATGCTCTGGCAACCGCGTTTCTTCGGCGGCCTACGAACCAGGCAGTGGCGCAACGATCATGGCCTACGCTGGCATCTGTGGGAACACCAATCTGCAGCCCAATAGCATGGCCATCTTTCACATAAAGAGTTTGGAGGAAATCGTGGCGCGGTTGGCTTCGGCCACATGTTCGGTGAATATCCCGACGGGTCATCCGGCGCCCACGGCTGATGCCGGCGGAAGCTTCACCATTCCCATTCAAACGCCGTTCACATTGACAGGCAGCGGCGGCGGTTCAGGTACGTTGACGTATAGCTGGGAACAATATGACCTCGGACCGGCGCAAGGTTTTCCGCTCACCGATAACGGGTCGAGTCCGATTTTCCGCACCTACGACGCGGTGGAGACTCCCTCTCGAACGTTCCCGTCGCTGCAATACATTTTGAACAATGCCAACGTGCCGCCAGCCAGCTATCCATGCGGGACGGGCAATTGCATGACTGGCGAAATCCTACCCTCGACCAGTCGCACGATGAACTTCCAGATTGTGGTACGCGATAATCGCGCCGGTGGCGGCGGCGTTGCCTCCGCGCAGACTCAAATCACCTCGACCACGGCGGCTGGCCCATTTCAAGTCACGCAGCCCAACACGAATCTAACCTGGCCGGCGGGTTCCACCCAGACCGTCACATGGAATGTGGCCAACACGTCCTCGCCGCCGGTCAATACAGCCAATGTGACCATACGGCTCTCAACCGATGGCGGCAATACGTTTCCGACGGTGCTGGCGGCCAACACGCCGAACGACGGTTCACAGGCAGTCACCTTGCCTTCCATCACCACTTCCACCGCGCGCATTAAGGTCGAAGCAGTCGGCAATATCTTCTTTGATGTGAGCGATGTCAATTTCACCATTGGCGGTGGACCGTCGCCGACAATCACAGTGACCGCGCCTAACGGCGGCGAAACATGGCAGGTTGGAACGATTCAAACGATCAGTTGGACAAGCACTGGTTCGATTGCCAATGTGAGAATTGAATTGTCGCGTGATGGCGGCAGCACCTATTCCACGTTGTTCACCAGCACGCCCAATGATGGATCAGAGTCATGGACGGTGACTGGACCAGCGACGACGCAAGCCCGGGTCAGGATTTCCGATGCCGGCAACGCGGCGATCAATGACACGAGCAACAACAGCTTCACCATCCAGGATGCGCCGCCGCCACCGCCACCACCACCGCCCGGCGGCTGCGCAGCCACGCGAGCAGTTGAAGGTCGAGCCGATGCGCCATCGCTGCTGAGGCTGTTGTATCAACTGCGCGATGGCGTTCTGTCGCAGAGTGAAATCGGGTTGCGATACACCGATCTGTTCTATCAGTTTTCGCCTGAGCTGACGCGGATCATGATCTCCAGTCCGAGTGTGTTGTTGGCGACGCAAGACTGGTTGGTGCGTGTCAGACCGATTATTGAGTCATTGGTGGAGATGGGGCAGGCCGAAGTCACAATGACAGAGCTGGAGCAAACAGATCGTTTGTTGCTGGCCTACAGGGCACAGGCGAGTCCGGCATTGAGGGTAGTGCTGGATCAATTGCGACGCGATCTGCGTGACCCCCTCATTCAAGCGCAACTGGGTATCCGCATCATCCGGCGATAG
- the crcB gene encoding fluoride efflux transporter CrcB → MLVGIGGFIGSILRYVVSGFVQDWAKNILFPLGTLAVNLTGCFAIGLLFELVEARGLFTAEARAFVFIGVLGGFTTFSTFGNETINLWRDGENSYALINIAAHVLVGLAAVWGGRALAHTIWG, encoded by the coding sequence TTGCTTGTCGGCATCGGTGGGTTCATCGGCTCAATCTTGAGATACGTCGTGAGCGGCTTCGTTCAAGACTGGGCGAAAAACATTCTATTTCCGCTGGGCACGCTGGCCGTCAATCTGACAGGCTGTTTTGCGATCGGTCTCTTATTTGAATTGGTTGAGGCGCGTGGTCTGTTCACGGCTGAGGCGCGAGCATTCGTGTTCATTGGCGTGCTTGGCGGCTTCACAACGTTTTCAACGTTTGGCAACGAAACGATCAACCTCTGGCGCGACGGCGAGAACTCTTATGCCTTGATCAACATTGCAGCCCATGTTTTGGTTGGGCTGGCGGCCGTATGGGGCGGGCGCGCGCTGGCGCATACAATTTGGGGATGA
- a CDS encoding M23 family metallopeptidase, whose amino-acid sequence MREGNQFYTLIIAPTTSSRFYKVILHYRHVYAIILGSLAGLSLLVFTSIWVFKQAALLLNYHRIQSENKILKQKQSVMLEQLQARLTSVEAQSQQLLHTAQEIGLHLPINTQSNTTSTLEGVGGPHQLEVLSKRLDRVSFNIQLLRDNLNEEKLRLATTPTGWPVVGRLNSGFGMRRDPFGGGYQFHSGIDLGANHGLPVYATAAGAVTFAGYQGGYGQLVVIDHGREIETYYGHLSRIEVRTGQYIQQGEQIGRVGSTGRSTSPHVHYEIRIKDRPVNPLTFGATFSAVP is encoded by the coding sequence ATGCGTGAGGGTAATCAGTTTTACACACTCATCATTGCACCGACAACGAGTTCCCGTTTCTATAAGGTTATCCTTCATTATCGGCACGTGTATGCCATTATTCTTGGCAGCCTAGCCGGCCTTTCGTTGCTCGTGTTCACCTCCATCTGGGTGTTCAAACAGGCGGCACTGCTTCTGAATTATCATCGCATACAGAGTGAAAACAAAATTCTCAAACAGAAACAGTCCGTGATGCTCGAACAATTGCAAGCTCGCTTGACATCTGTCGAAGCTCAATCGCAACAACTACTGCACACAGCTCAGGAAATAGGGCTTCATCTGCCCATAAATACCCAGAGCAATACCACGAGCACATTGGAAGGCGTGGGCGGGCCTCATCAACTGGAGGTGCTGTCAAAGCGGCTGGATCGTGTTTCATTCAACATTCAACTTCTGCGGGACAACCTGAACGAAGAAAAATTGCGACTCGCGACGACGCCAACGGGTTGGCCGGTGGTGGGGCGCTTAAATTCCGGCTTTGGGATGCGGCGTGATCCGTTTGGCGGCGGCTATCAATTCCACTCTGGCATTGACCTTGGAGCCAATCACGGTCTTCCCGTCTACGCTACGGCCGCTGGCGCAGTCACCTTCGCCGGTTATCAGGGCGGCTATGGGCAACTCGTTGTCATTGACCACGGACGCGAGATCGAAACTTACTACGGCCACCTCTCACGCATTGAGGTGAGAACTGGTCAGTACATTCAGCAAGGTGAACAAATCGGACGTGTCGGCAGCACGGGTCGCTCAACCTCTCCTCACGTCCACTACGAAATCCGCATCAAGGATCGGCCCGTTAACCCACTCACGTTCGGCGCTACGTTCAGCGCAGTTCCCTAG
- a CDS encoding YceH family protein: protein MNVTLDAVEVRVLGALVEKEMTTPEYYPLTVNALIAACNQKSNRHPVTSFDETTVLAALDRLREKELAWTTTSEGRVPKIKHRLAYAFSLSAAELAVLCELMLRGPQTLGELRGHAQRLFPFKELNDVEMTLHCLINRDEPLVVKLPRQPGQKESRYAHLLSGEPSFDKEERVTGAEAMRTAVLVDDDRIIKLEHEIQALRRALEELTEQLNDFRRQLNEEEPPT from the coding sequence ATGAATGTCACATTAGATGCTGTTGAAGTTCGCGTCCTGGGGGCGCTGGTCGAGAAAGAGATGACCACGCCTGAATACTACCCGCTAACAGTCAACGCGCTCATCGCAGCGTGCAATCAGAAATCAAATCGTCATCCGGTGACCTCGTTTGACGAAACGACGGTGCTAGCCGCCCTTGACCGACTACGCGAAAAAGAGTTGGCCTGGACGACCACCAGCGAAGGTCGCGTTCCGAAAATCAAGCACCGACTGGCATACGCATTCAGCTTATCGGCTGCCGAACTGGCTGTCTTATGCGAATTGATGCTGCGCGGTCCGCAAACACTGGGCGAGCTGCGTGGGCATGCTCAGCGACTCTTTCCATTCAAGGAATTGAATGACGTGGAAATGACGCTCCATTGCCTCATCAACCGCGATGAGCCGTTGGTCGTCAAGCTGCCTCGTCAACCAGGACAGAAAGAATCGCGGTATGCTCATCTCTTATCCGGCGAGCCAAGCTTTGACAAAGAGGAACGAGTCACTGGCGCGGAAGCGATGAGGACTGCCGTTCTGGTTGATGATGATCGCATCATCAAACTGGAACACGAGATTCAGGCGCTGCGACGCGCGCTCGAAGAATTAACCGAGCAACTCAACGATTTTCGCCGGCAGTTGAACGAAGAAGAACCACCCACATGA
- a CDS encoding metallophosphoesterase, protein MNMFSAMGALLCGAIVVYAVWIEPYWIEVTHHRISAPLSSPLKLVHLSDIHARDVGRRERRLVEILRAEKPDIIVITGDTVIRGYTPEGLSRVLEQFDAPLGIWFVFGNWEHWEGAPMNPSFYEAAGVRLLLNRGQLVRGDVWLAGFDDLSAGRPNMQAALNGRPADVFTIALFHSPAYFDQVAGQCHLALAGHTHGGQVRLPLLPPLWLPPGCGPYAEGWYERNGSRLYVSRGVGTAVVNVRFFCRPEVAVITIGPTP, encoded by the coding sequence ATGAACATGTTCTCAGCGATGGGAGCGCTTCTGTGCGGAGCGATCGTAGTCTATGCGGTCTGGATTGAGCCGTACTGGATCGAAGTGACGCATCATCGAATCAGCGCCCCATTATCGTCGCCGTTGAAGCTCGTCCACCTGAGCGATATTCACGCGCGCGATGTTGGTCGCCGCGAGCGGCGGTTGGTGGAGATTCTCCGCGCCGAGAAGCCTGACATAATCGTGATCACAGGCGACACCGTCATCAGGGGGTACACGCCGGAAGGTTTGAGCCGCGTGCTTGAACAATTTGACGCGCCATTAGGAATTTGGTTCGTGTTTGGGAATTGGGAGCACTGGGAAGGCGCGCCCATGAATCCGTCATTTTATGAGGCGGCCGGCGTTCGTTTGCTGCTCAATCGAGGTCAGCTTGTGCGGGGCGATGTATGGCTGGCCGGTTTCGACGACCTATCAGCCGGGCGGCCCAATATGCAGGCGGCGCTCAATGGTCGTCCGGCAGATGTATTCACCATCGCTCTGTTTCATTCGCCGGCTTATTTCGATCAAGTTGCAGGCCAATGTCATCTGGCGTTAGCCGGCCACACGCATGGCGGGCAAGTACGATTGCCTCTGTTGCCGCCGCTGTGGTTGCCCCCTGGTTGTGGACCTTATGCCGAAGGCTGGTATGAACGGAATGGATCACGTCTGTACGTGAGCCGTGGCGTCGGGACGGCCGTGGTGAATGTAAGGTTTTTTTGCCGGCCCGAAGTAGCTGTGATCACCATCGGCCCAACTCCTTGA
- a CDS encoding DUF190 domain-containing protein: MMLPQEGYLLRIFIGESDRRHGQLLYEWIVLQARERGLAGATVLRGIMGYGAHSRIHTFKIERLSEDMPIIIEIVDTRDKLEAFLDLIDGEIQEGLATLEKAHIHFYRSGTS; encoded by the coding sequence ATGATGCTTCCACAAGAAGGTTACTTGCTCCGCATTTTTATCGGTGAAAGTGATAGACGGCATGGTCAGTTGCTTTATGAATGGATCGTACTACAAGCCCGCGAACGTGGATTGGCCGGCGCGACGGTTCTGCGCGGGATCATGGGCTATGGCGCGCACAGTCGCATTCACACGTTCAAAATCGAGCGTCTGTCTGAAGACATGCCCATCATCATCGAGATCGTTGACACGCGCGACAAGCTAGAAGCCTTCCTCGACCTGATTGACGGTGAAATTCAGGAAGGACTGGCCACGCTGGAGAAAGCACATATTCACTTCTATCGCAGTGGAACATCCTGA
- a CDS encoding oligosaccharide flippase family protein: MSYTLASIMAKPDVEVTPPPFVPVRDRTIKGVVAMLLRQFIVMPVSFAASIWLARLLQPSDFGLYAVASFWISIIVGFRDMGFAAALIQQPDEPRQHEWNTIFTFQLALVSVTVALLYLLAEPLTRLYQMDPRMTWVIRGLSLILFIGLLGSMPHVMLERRLAYDVIARIDVIATLAFHSCAVTLALLGFSVWSFIVAALLNELIRGGLLFRHASWRVGFCWNNAFLKSALRFGGLYQLGGFTSLLRDNIPSLLAGPLFGLTAVGYLQWAERTAYLTSQVFTQIVTRVSFPTVSRIQQQPERIGPAVEKMLRYLMLATVPTLAIGAALIPWIIQFVFTNKWAPATFAFYMLTVRMLGGNITTPFIGVLNATGQVTTSLRILVAWTAVDWVLALVLTRLWGFNGVAIAYAVGVGLPVIWLLWAFGRRSSLNLGYAIGRPLIAGIMAGVMTWGLGRLWITNLTSLAGVVALGLIQYLLVMTVLERGRFLQEIKQEARLVKSIMTAQKGESR, translated from the coding sequence TTGAGCTACACTCTGGCCTCGATCATGGCCAAGCCCGACGTTGAAGTAACGCCGCCGCCGTTTGTTCCCGTGCGGGATCGAACCATCAAAGGCGTTGTGGCGATGCTGCTTCGCCAGTTCATCGTGATGCCGGTCAGTTTTGCCGCCAGCATCTGGCTGGCGCGGCTCTTGCAGCCGAGCGACTTTGGCCTCTATGCCGTTGCCAGTTTCTGGATTTCGATCATCGTCGGGTTCAGGGACATGGGATTTGCTGCCGCCTTGATCCAGCAGCCGGATGAACCGCGTCAGCACGAATGGAACACGATATTTACATTTCAATTGGCGCTGGTCTCTGTCACCGTCGCATTGCTCTATCTATTGGCCGAGCCGCTCACGAGGCTCTATCAGATGGACCCGCGCATGACATGGGTCATTCGCGGCCTTTCATTGATTTTGTTTATCGGATTGCTCGGATCAATGCCCCATGTGATGTTGGAGCGCCGGCTGGCTTATGACGTGATCGCCAGGATTGATGTGATTGCCACGCTGGCGTTTCATAGTTGCGCGGTCACGTTAGCCTTATTGGGATTCAGTGTTTGGAGCTTCATTGTGGCAGCCCTTCTCAATGAGCTCATTCGTGGCGGATTATTGTTCCGACATGCCTCATGGCGCGTTGGGTTTTGCTGGAACAATGCGTTCTTGAAGTCAGCGCTGAGGTTTGGTGGATTGTATCAACTGGGCGGTTTCACATCGCTGCTACGCGATAATATCCCGTCGCTGCTGGCCGGGCCGTTATTCGGGTTGACGGCGGTGGGCTACTTGCAATGGGCTGAACGAACCGCTTATTTGACCAGTCAGGTGTTCACGCAGATCGTCACGCGCGTCAGTTTTCCGACGGTTTCGCGGATACAACAGCAGCCGGAGCGCATCGGTCCAGCAGTCGAAAAAATGCTGCGCTATTTGATGCTGGCCACGGTTCCCACGTTGGCCATTGGGGCGGCGCTGATCCCGTGGATCATTCAGTTTGTCTTCACCAATAAATGGGCGCCGGCCACATTCGCTTTCTACATGCTCACCGTTCGCATGTTGGGCGGGAACATTACAACGCCGTTCATTGGTGTGTTGAATGCGACAGGTCAGGTGACGACCAGTTTGCGCATTCTTGTCGCTTGGACGGCCGTTGATTGGGTGTTGGCACTGGTGCTGACTCGCCTGTGGGGATTCAATGGAGTCGCCATCGCGTATGCGGTGGGTGTTGGGCTGCCGGTGATCTGGTTGTTGTGGGCATTTGGTCGCCGGAGTTCGCTGAACCTGGGCTACGCTATAGGCCGTCCGCTCATCGCAGGGATCATGGCCGGCGTGATGACGTGGGGCCTTGGACGCCTGTGGATCACAAATCTCACATCACTGGCGGGCGTGGTGGCGCTGGGGTTGATCCAGTACCTGCTTGTGATGACCGTGCTGGAACGGGGACGCTTCCTGCAAGAGATCAAACAGGAAGCTCGGTTGGTGAAATCCATCATGACGGCGCAAAAAGGAGAGAGCAGGTGA
- a CDS encoding protein kinase — protein MNRIVSHYRLEKELGRGGGGTVYKAYDLTLNRDVVVKLLAPDLTADRESRARFLREAQLASSLDHPNICTIYEIGQTEDQHFIAMQYVPGQTLSRLLDGRPLSLDSLLSIGLQVADALATAHAHHIVHRDIKAANIIVTPRGQAKVLDFGLAKIVSEKRSPSDVELTRMGASLGTPSYMSPEQARGERVDHRSDIFSFGVVLYEMATGQSPFKRRTPIETMNAVINERHRPVSELNKSIPPPLVAIIDRMLAKAPAERYQSMQQVVEELRAVAQTYGRSVGIPDGVSVPYVVPQRQSALGGVGRWVKRFLNRESRSGATSSRMGRSGLRVTQAAADQLPEPTIETTQAAVTFMHTAPSIIVLPFVNMSADQENEYFCDGMTEELIDALAKIDGLRVVSRSSSFQYKGVAHNIRELAEQLNVTHVLEGSVRQSGSRIRITAQLINAADGYHLWSEKYDREMADVFSVQDEIAGKIVEQLKLKLTTEQATQLMKPSTHNLEAYTLYLKGRFYWNKRTEEGLRKGIECFQSAIATDPNYALAYAGLADCYNILAITGADPSSDAFRQAKAAALQALALDERLAEAHASLALAKTFYDWDWPGAEQGFRQAIQYNPNYPTAHQWYAEYLSAMSRFDEALTEIKRALELDPLSLMIITAVGLVFYYGRQYDQAIEPLRRVLEMDPNFPPALRVLGWAYEQKGMMEEAVGQYQRAVSASGGNVSMLADLGRAYGLIGWQDKAQQALDELQQIAHRCYVSPYEFALIYAGLDDKDRALEKLYEAAEERYWLMVNLNAHATWDGLRDEPRFIQLLNRMGLA, from the coding sequence ATGAACAGGATCGTTTCCCACTATCGTTTGGAAAAAGAGCTGGGGCGGGGCGGTGGCGGAACGGTGTACAAGGCCTACGACCTGACCTTGAACCGGGATGTAGTGGTGAAATTGCTCGCTCCTGATCTGACTGCCGACCGGGAATCCCGCGCGCGATTCCTTCGAGAGGCGCAGTTAGCCTCGTCGCTCGATCATCCGAACATTTGCACCATTTATGAAATCGGGCAAACGGAGGATCAGCATTTCATCGCCATGCAGTATGTGCCGGGACAGACGCTGTCGCGGTTGCTCGACGGCCGGCCGTTGAGTCTTGACAGTCTGTTGTCTATTGGCTTGCAAGTGGCTGATGCGTTGGCCACGGCGCATGCTCACCACATTGTGCACCGCGACATCAAAGCTGCGAACATCATTGTCACGCCGCGCGGGCAAGCCAAAGTCTTGGATTTCGGACTGGCCAAGATTGTCTCCGAGAAGCGGAGTCCGTCGGATGTGGAATTGACGCGGATGGGCGCTTCGCTTGGCACGCCGTCGTATATGTCGCCGGAGCAGGCGCGTGGCGAACGTGTTGATCATCGAAGCGACATCTTTTCGTTTGGTGTTGTCCTCTATGAGATGGCGACTGGACAGAGTCCGTTCAAGCGAAGAACCCCGATTGAGACCATGAACGCTGTCATCAATGAGCGGCATCGTCCCGTCAGCGAATTGAATAAAAGCATTCCGCCGCCACTGGTAGCCATCATTGATCGAATGCTGGCCAAAGCGCCGGCCGAGCGCTACCAATCCATGCAACAAGTGGTTGAGGAGTTGCGCGCCGTGGCGCAGACCTATGGGCGTAGCGTGGGCATTCCTGACGGCGTCTCTGTGCCGTATGTGGTGCCTCAACGGCAGTCAGCGCTTGGCGGCGTCGGACGTTGGGTCAAACGGTTTCTCAATCGCGAATCGCGTTCGGGCGCGACATCGAGCCGAATGGGAAGATCGGGCTTGCGCGTGACCCAGGCGGCTGCCGATCAGTTGCCGGAACCGACCATCGAGACGACTCAGGCCGCTGTGACCTTCATGCACACCGCGCCTTCGATCATTGTGTTGCCGTTCGTCAATATGAGCGCCGATCAGGAGAACGAATACTTCTGCGATGGCATGACCGAAGAGCTGATTGATGCGCTGGCCAAGATTGATGGACTGCGCGTCGTCTCACGCAGTTCGTCTTTTCAATATAAAGGTGTCGCCCATAACATCCGCGAGCTGGCTGAACAACTGAACGTGACGCACGTGCTCGAAGGCAGCGTCCGGCAATCAGGTTCGCGCATTCGCATTACAGCCCAGCTCATCAACGCAGCGGATGGGTATCACTTGTGGTCGGAAAAATATGATCGCGAGATGGCCGACGTCTTCTCCGTTCAGGATGAGATCGCCGGGAAGATCGTTGAACAACTCAAACTCAAGCTCACGACCGAACAAGCTACGCAATTGATGAAACCTTCGACCCACAACCTCGAAGCCTACACCTTGTATCTCAAAGGGCGATTCTATTGGAATAAGCGAACCGAAGAAGGGCTTCGCAAGGGTATCGAATGTTTTCAGTCGGCGATCGCCACTGATCCTAATTACGCGCTGGCCTATGCTGGTCTGGCTGATTGTTACAATATCCTGGCTATTACCGGCGCCGACCCGTCGAGCGACGCCTTTCGGCAGGCCAAGGCGGCGGCGCTACAGGCATTAGCTCTGGATGAGCGTTTAGCTGAGGCACATGCCTCGCTTGCCCTGGCAAAAACATTTTATGATTGGGATTGGCCCGGCGCTGAACAAGGATTCAGGCAAGCCATCCAGTACAATCCTAACTATCCAACAGCACACCAATGGTACGCCGAGTATTTGTCAGCCATGAGCCGATTCGATGAGGCTTTAACGGAAATCAAACGAGCGCTCGAACTAGACCCGCTCTCACTAATGATCATCACCGCCGTTGGGCTCGTGTTTTACTATGGACGGCAATACGATCAAGCGATTGAGCCGCTCCGCCGTGTACTGGAAATGGACCCGAATTTCCCGCCGGCGCTGCGCGTGCTGGGCTGGGCCTATGAGCAAAAAGGGATGATGGAAGAAGCCGTCGGCCAGTATCAGCGAGCCGTGAGCGCATCGGGCGGGAACGTCAGCATGCTGGCTGATCTGGGGCGCGCCTACGGGTTGATCGGTTGGCAGGACAAGGCCCAGCAGGCGCTTGACGAGTTACAACAGATCGCTCATCGGTGCTACGTCTCGCCATACGAATTTGCGTTGATCTATGCTGGACTGGATGATAAGGATCGCGCCCTGGAAAAATTGTACGAGGCAGCCGAGGAACGCTACTGGCTGATGGTCAATCTCAATGCTCATGCTACGTGGGACGGCTTGCGCGATGAGCCGAGATTTATTCAGTTGCTCAACAGGATGGGATTGGCATGA
- the msrB gene encoding peptide-methionine (R)-S-oxide reductase MsrB, translating into MTSKEKVVKTEQEWKQILTPEQYHILREKGTERAFTGKYWNNKEPGTYVCAGCGQELFSSKTKFDSGTGWPSFYDVIDKSRVELKDDYSYGMHRIEVVCSRCDGHLGHVFDDGPRPTGLRYCINSASLDFKPAEPK; encoded by the coding sequence GTGACATCCAAGGAGAAAGTTGTGAAGACAGAGCAAGAATGGAAACAAATTCTAACGCCTGAACAATATCACATTCTGCGCGAGAAAGGCACAGAACGAGCCTTCACCGGCAAGTACTGGAATAACAAGGAACCGGGCACGTATGTCTGCGCCGGCTGTGGGCAGGAGCTCTTCAGCTCGAAGACTAAATTTGATTCGGGCACGGGCTGGCCGAGCTTCTATGACGTGATTGATAAGAGCAGGGTCGAATTGAAAGACGACTACAGCTATGGCATGCACCGCATTGAGGTCGTGTGTAGCCGCTGCGATGGTCATTTGGGGCACGTCTTTGATGATGGTCCTCGACCGACCGGCCTGCGTTATTGCATCAACTCGGCCAGTTTGGATTTTAAGCCAGCAGAACCGAAGTAG